One genomic segment of Hordeum vulgare subsp. vulgare chromosome 2H, MorexV3_pseudomolecules_assembly, whole genome shotgun sequence includes these proteins:
- the LOC123424927 gene encoding 30S ribosomal protein S9, mitochondrial, producing the protein MLLRRLLHPSHHLRRGLQTLTTTNAAAAPSTAHPLSAPLPFRRLPARLLSPRLLSTSGGDDDTRRPWAFTQDSEDPDPFADVDPAAAVPIPGEAPLGSSAVVEDPWSKDFRAEDGDKADVFEEIYKDAAAAAPTARKAPPAQPWKLDSEDEKDDPFAARKDAAAAAPSARKAAPAEPWSWDLKDETDDPFAAAVGVEGIADEGTQIEELVDGKEEDAERQRQENTAREQQLMETLKGPDRAFGDLISASGITEDMIDSLILLKDARGIPGLPPLSEIQDRAIQKMNATSSRAEVERQMQEEIAKARVRQVDEKGRAYGTGRRKCSIARVWIQPGDGKFVVNDKQFDAYFPILDHRADLLRPFTVTKTLGLWDVACTVKGGGVSGQVGAVRLGISRALQNWEPGLHPYLKSAGYLTRDSRVVERKKPGKAKARKSFQWVKR; encoded by the exons ATGctgctccgccgcctcctccacccctcccaCCATCTCCGGCGCGGCCTCCAGACCCTGACCACCACcaacgccgccgccgcgccctcgacCGCGCATCCTCTCTCCGCCCCTcttccatttcgccgcctccccGCCCGCCTCCTCTCGCCGCGTctcctctccacctccggcggcgacgacgacaccAGAAGGCCGTGGGCCTTCACGCAAGATTCCGAAGATCCAGACCCTTTCGCCGATGtggaccccgccgccgccgtccccaTCCCCGGCGAAGCGCCGCTAGGGTCGAGCGCCGTCGTCGAGGACCCCTGGTCGAAGGACTTCCGCGCGGAGGACGGCGACAAGGCCGACGTGTTCGAGGAGATCTACAAGGATGCGGCTGCGGCAGCGCCCACGGCGAGGAAGGCGCCCCCGGCCCAGCCGTGGAAGTTGGATTCGGAGGATGAGAAGGACGATCCGTTCGCCGCGAGAAAGGACGCGGCCGCGGCAGCGCCTAGCGCGAGGAAGGCGGCCCCGGCCGAGCCGTGGTCGTGGGATTTGAAGGATGAGACAGACGATCCGTTCGCCGCGGCTGTGGGGGTTGAGGGGATCGCGGATGAGGGGACTCAGATCGAGGAGCTTGTTGATGGGAAGGAGGAAGATGCGGAGCGTCAGCGGCAGGAGAACACGGCGAGGGAGCAGCAGCTGATGGAGACTCTCAAAG GTCCGGATCGTGCATTTGGGGATCTCATTTCTGCCTCTGGTATTACGGAGGATATGATTGAcagtttgatcctcttgaaggatGCCAGGGGAATACCGGGATTGCCTCCTCTAAGTGAAATACAAGATAGAGCTATCCAGAAAATGAATGCAACATCAAGCAGGGCTGAAGTAGAACGCCAAATGCAAGAGGAAATTGCTAAGGCACGCGTGAGACAAGTTGATGAGAAAGGAAGGGCTTATGGGACAGGTAGAAGGAAGTGCAGCATTGCCCGTGTTTGGATTCAGCCTGGTGATGGCAAGTTTGTTGTCAATGACAAGCAATTTGATGCTTACTTCCCCATTTTGGACCATCGAGCTGATCTTCTTCGGCCATTTACTGTGACCAAGACGTTGGGGCTTTGGGACGTAGCTTGTACTGTGAAAGGTGGTGGTGTCTCAG GTCAAGTTGGAGCTGTGCGCCTAGGGATCAGCAGAGCCTTGCAGAATTGGGAACCAGGACTACACCCATATCTCAAATCAG CTGGATATTTAACCAGAGATTCGCGTGTGGTTGAAAGGAAGAAGCCTGGAAAGGCaaaggcaaggaagagcttccaaTGGGTCAAGCGTTAA